The following are encoded together in the Coregonus clupeaformis isolate EN_2021a chromosome 24, ASM2061545v1, whole genome shotgun sequence genome:
- the LOC121538397 gene encoding NADH dehydrogenase [ubiquinone] 1 beta subcomplex subunit 11, mitochondrial-like, with product MLARLSRFRPALTRFRPNLACGTRFVSQSSGAAGSATVSDLQPSHAKEGHGQAEVSAFEKNRDYHGFSQDPVVDEWNMRMAFFFGISMAIVVGGTFIHYLPDHGMRQWARREAERLITQREAAGLPLMEENYYDPSKIVLPGAGEE from the exons ATGCTCGCCCGGTTGTCACGGTTTAGGCCTGCCTTGACCCGTTTTCGCCCTAACCTGGCGTGCGGGACTCGGTTCGTATCTCAATCCTCGGGTGCTGCTGGTTCGGCCACAGTGTCGGATTTGCAGCCCTCGCATGCCAAAGAAGGCCATGGACAAGCAGAGGTCAGCGCGTTCGAAAAG AATCGAGATTATCATGGGTTCTCTCAGGACCCTGTCGTTGACGAGTGGAACATGAGGATGGCCTTCTTCTTTGGCATCTCTATGGCTATTGTAGTTGGGGGTACCTTCATCCACTATTTGCCAGACCATGG TATGAGACAGTGGGCCAGGAGGGAAGCAGAAAGGTTGATCACACAGAGGGAGGCTGCAGGTCTTCCTCTTATGGAGGAGAACTACTATGACCCAAGCAAGATTGTGCTACCAGGAGCCGGAGAAGAGTAG